The genomic segment CACCAGCTTTGTTACTCTCCAGTTTAGTCATTCCTTGTATGCTTTTCCCTGTGTGATGGTTCGACGTGCAACGTTCCCAAAAAGGGGCAATTTTAGtagatatttagatatttaataCTAAGAACACTGCCAAGTCTAACTTATTTGGGGGAAAAGTCTTTCGTGTCTGTACGTGTATGTTTTAATCTAATTTGTTCATTGAGAAGGAAATGACGAGCGCGGTGCTTTGAGAGAAACGTCTACGAAACTGCAGACTGGCTCGAGACAGCTGTTGTCTCTTTACAGGTTGCCCGTAAACTGGTTATTTTGGAGGGTGAACTGGAAAGAGCTGAAGAGCGCGCAGAGGTGTCCGAAGTGTGAGTAACTCCGGACACACGGCGGCAGTTCAGAACACAGCGAAGGGCAAAGCTGtatttcattagaaaaatctAGTACTGGGAGGCAGGCGTGTAGCATACGTGGAAGAGTTTTTTTGTACCCTGCGTACCCAATTTCCTCCTTTCAGACTTATAATTACTTCACCGCTTCTATTTTTAGACTTCTTGAAAATTAAGTTAAGTCATAACAGGGGCAGTAgtaatttatacatttattttttttcctgtagtaaaTGTAGTGACCTTGAAGAGGAGTTAAAGAACGTCACTAACAACCTGAAGTCTTTGGAAGCTCAATCTGAAAAGGTTGGTTCTTTCCATAAACTAAGGGATGGGGCAAAGTCAGAAGTTGTAATTAAAGTCCATAGAAATAATccagaaatacaaagaaagtgAAAGTGACTTGCTCTTTAACAGAGACTGCTGAGAGCGCTGAATCCGTTCTGCCCAACCCAAGTCAGTAACCTGATAACCATCAAGCCAGACCCTAAATCTCCGTTTCCCACACCAGTCTGGTGCTGACTGAGCCTGATTTTCTGAGATTGCtctttttgtgggttttgccCTCTTCATAGTGAAAATTGTTAAAATTCCTGATTTCATTAAAGAGTCGTTTCTGGCTAGTCTAAACCGGTATGGAAGGCTTCCTGCTCTCTTGCCCATTCCGCTAGTTTGTGCTGAAGCCTGTTAAGGTCTAAGATGACTCACGAAGGAGCCTGGGCATCCCCAGTCTTAAAATGATGGTTTGTGAACCAGAGTCTGAAACGTCTTGGCAAAGAGGAGCAACGGACAGAAAGGGTGTTTGCAGCCACTGTAAAAGGAAAAGTGGTTACAAATAGGTCAGGGTTTCATAAACATCTATTATTGTTGCTACAGCTTCCCTTAAAGAGTGTTTATTGTTTTCACAGTACTcggaaaaagaagataaatacgAAGAAGAAATCAAGATTCTGTCCGACAAGCTTAAAGAAGTAAGTTTATCCGTCCCCAGACTGCATTTTGGCAtcatttttttaacagcatccagttactctatttaattttttttaggctgAAACTCGTGCTGAGTTTGCGGAGAGAACAGTTGCCAAACTGGAAAAGTCTATTGATGACCTGGAAGGTATGAAATTACTTGAGTTTTGTTTAAAAGTGATCGATttcaaatcagaaaacaaaattctaGGAGGGGCATCAGATTTTATTGGGACAGGAGAGAAGGCGTACGGGTAGATGGGCGGGATGTGCCCACTGGACACGTCGGTCCCGTGTGGTACCTCCTGGCCGCAGGAAGTTCTCCTGAAAAACTGGTAACAATAACCTGATTTTGGCCAACTCACAGGTACACGGACTCAAGGGCTCTTTCTATTCATAATAAGGTGATAACCCTGCTTCGtgtaattactgaaaaataatttagtgaGATTAAAAAAACGTAGATGAAGCTTCTGACCTGGCAGCTGTGTggattttttgctttcatgccgctaCTCAATTACgcatctcttctcttcttttgttttctgccccaactgctctggctgctgccttctgcctgtcTGCGCCTCTCCTCCTGTGCGCCTCTTCCTCTGGactgtttttctgcatttcttgctGAACGTGCCTCTGCCCTGGGGACGGACAGACGAGCTCTACGCTCAGAAGCTGAAGTACAAAGCGATCAGTGAGGAGCTTGACCATGCTCTCAATGACATGACCTCTCTGTGAGCGGTGCTGGGGCCGCTCTCCCTCCCCGCATCTCTTAAGCTTTTCTTGCCTGTAATACCTGTCACTTCACGCAGCTTCCACAAGTGATCCCTCAAGCTCCTCTGTAAGGACTGAGCTCAATAAAAACAAGATACCTCTGCCTTTCAGCTTTCGGGGTTTATTTCCTTACAACTCACCTAAAATACACCAGTCGCAGCTGAAGTACGTTCAGCCCCtccggccggggccgggcagctgcagccagcagaggTGTCCCTGTcggccggggcagggcccgcgcgGGTTTTAGTGTTCCCGAGGATGCGGAAAGCTTTGAGCGTGTTCGGTGCGTGCTTGCGGCGCTGCGTCTGCCCAGAGGCCTGTCAGTTACACGTGAAATCAGAGCACGAATCTGTCACGTTAGATGTAGGATGTGTCCCAAAACCTTACTTAATTACACCAATTACCAAAAAAATTGGCCCTGTTTCATGGATGCATAGTGGTGTCTTGACCACGAGGGTAAGTAATCGTGGGGTTTTATTTAAGGGGAAAAGGCTGTAAAATGATGAGTTTTaaggtgtgtttttcttttttctcaccaGAAAAACTCGCTCAAGCCAAAGAGGAGAACTTGGGGCTGCATCAGACACTGGACCAGACGCTGAACGAACTGAACTGTATATGAGCTGCCGACGGGTCCCTGCGGCCGGGGGACCGgcaccctccccgccccccccgcccccttcctgCAACACCAACTAAGTTATGCGCAGCCGGGCGGGGGTCCCAGCGCGGCCGAGGCTCCGCGGGGCGCGGGAGAGCGTGGGGAGAGCGTGGGCCGCGCCAGCCCCTCGCGCCCGTCCGCGCGTGTCCCGGCGCCGGCTGTGCCCGGCCGCAGCGTCACCCCGCCCGTCGCGGGCGGCTCCTATTAAACACTTTCTCCCGGTcccgcgccgcctcccgccctTTCTGTAGCGCTTCTCTGCGGGTGACGTCACGAACCGCCACGCCAAGCCGGGGGCGGTTACAGGCGTGACGTCACGCCAAGCCGCGCCACGCGCCTTCCGCCCGCCGCGGGAAGTGACGCCCGACCCAACCGCCAATGGCGCCGCCGCTCACACGCCGGGCGGAGGCCGCCGGCCAatggggcgccggccgcgcgcgcTTCCTGCCGGGCTCAGCCAATGGGCGCGCGGCGGGCGGtgacgggcggcggcggcggcccgtggggcggcgcggggggcgggcgCGGGCCGAGGGGCGGCGCCCGGGAACATGGCGAAGACGTACGACTACCTCTTCAAGCTGCTGCTCATCGGCGACTCGGGCGTGGGCAAGACGTGCGCGCTCTTCCGCTTCTCCGAGGACGCCTTCAACGCCACCTTCATCTCCACCATCGGTCAGCGcgccccgggggccggggggggccgggccgggcccgccggcgGCGTCTCGCTCCGCCCGGGGCAGCTCGGTTGCGGGGGGCGCGTTCGCGGCTGCGGGGGCCCGCCGGGGGATTCGCGGCCCGGCTTTCGAGCGGCTCTCGAAAGCCCGCGGCCGGGCGGCTCCGGCCGCTCTCGCCCCGCCGCTGGGGctcggcgggcgggcggggggagggcgcGCCGCGGGCGCTCCCGCCCGAGAGAACGAACTGAAAAGCTTCGCGGTGAATCTGGGGGGGAGGGAAGCGTTGATTCGGTCTGGGGCAGAAACTCGGAGTAATTCAGTTGCTTCTCTTCGCAGGTATCGATTTCAAAATTCGGACCATCGAGCTGGATGGGAAGAGAATCAAACTGCAGATCTGGTAGGAGTTTGCTGCCGACGGGGCGTCTGCGGCGGGGGGTGCTGTTACCGTCGAGCCGTTCCTCAGTTGTGCTCGTCAGCGCTTCACAACAGCTTAGACACTAAGAGGGAGTTTTAGTGCGTCTAAAGACTGGCTCGGCAATGTTTAACTGGAACTTTCGGTGGCTTTGCCTCGAGCAGGCCGTTTGGCTGAGCCCCGTGTTCTGTCTGTTCCAGGGACACCGCGGGGCAGGAGCGATTCCGAACCATCACAACCGCCTACTACAGGGGAGCGATGGTAGGAGCCGGACGGGTGACGCTACACCGATCCCGGGCGGTTGGGCTGTCACAGTCACATCGGCCAGGGTTAACGTGGGACGCGCACAACTGTCTGTCGGCCAGGTGTAAACTCTGCCGCACTAAGTCCCTGGAGCAGTGCTCCGCTTCGGAGCGGAGCCGGGAGTTCCAGGGAGCTCCGGGGGCAGGTCTCCTCCGCGACTCGCGCTGTGGATGCCCGTCCCGCGCGCCTTATCTAGCGAGGCACAAGCGGTGGTTAAATGTTATGTAGAACCGTGAaccagctgctttaaaaatagacTTCGTTGAGTCGCTCCTTTCTGCTGCAGACGAGTCTTTAACTCTTGCTTAAACTGACTGAAACACTCTGTCTCCTCCTTGTTCTTCAGGGCATTATGCTAGTCTATGACATCACCAATGAAAAGTCTTTTGAAAATATTCGGAACTGGGTCCGGAATATCGAAGAGGTAATTTCTCTATTTACTTACTCTATATTGAAGGCactattttttcctcccaaagtAGTTGAAACTTAATTGGTTCGGAAGTTTCTTTTGAATTCATGTACTGGAGGGAACTTGGAAAATAAGTTCAATGAAAACCAGTAACACCTTCTGGAATGTGCCGGTTCACAGTTACTTGCTGCGCTCGCACACAGGGAGCACCAGCTGTGGGGACTGCAGCCCTCCTGGTGACGAGGGCACCTCAAAGTCGATGTTCTCCTGCCACGACAAGTGACCTGAGAGCTGTCGGTGTGCAGGACCCGCGCTGGGCTTTGGGGAGCCCGTAAATCTGCGGAaggtgctcagcagcagcatctcgtGTGACGCACTTGCCGCATGCCTCATCTCTCTGACAATATTTCTCTAAAAACACCCAAGCCCAAGTCTTTGCTTTGATGTGTTTCTGTCTCAGCACGCCTCTCCAGATGTTGAAAAAATGATCCTCGGGAACAAATGTGATGCAAATGACAAAAGACAAGTTTCCAGAGAGCAAGGGGAGAAGGTAAGTGCCGGCGCTTTAACGTGTTTCAGCTCAGGCTTTTCAGAGTATAAAACTCGCCGCCGTCACTGTCTGTGCGCTGGCACTCCGGGGGTGTCTGAGCAGAACTGCTGAATGTCCCGAGCTGTAGTTCAATACGTTTCCCCGCTCTGATTAAAAAAACGAGTCTGCATTAAAAATTCTTATGAATGATCTGGTCGAGATGTGTTGGGTGCAAAGCACggagttggatttttttcttagaaaaaggaagaaaaagcatgctAGAGTTTGACATTTAGGAACTGTCTCTTTTTGGCTAAAAGCCGCTGAGAGAAGGGAGACGGGATTGTCTTTTCTGGCGTCAGATGTTCCTTGGTCAAGGTAGAGACGGTGTGTCCGTGCGCCGCAGATGTTACAAGACTGACAAGATATCTCTCtgtgcaagggaaaaataaaaggagcagaTTCCAACGTGTGCGGGGTGTGAAACAGCAGAACAGGGCCCAGCAAGAAGAGCTGCCAATAGCAATGAGATCTAGTTCCTGAATTTTACTAATTGTTCTGCCTGAGTAAATCCCCACGTTGCCGTGACTCGCGCCGGGGCAGACCCTGCGCAGGTGGTTGTTTGTAGAGCTGTTCCCGCAATTCTCCAACTAACGTGAATCCTGCTTTTGTTCAGCTTGCTGCAAGTTTTGGGATTAAATTTATGGAGACCAGCGCGAAAGCAAATATAAACATAGAGAATGTAAGTACTGCAGCCTTTCTGCTACGCTTAGTGTCCTTTGTGCAAACAAGGCCTGAGGACACCTGCCCGTCCCGGCTGGATGCAAAACTCGGTCGTTAGATCCCGCGGTTGGGTTGTTAAGTGCATATCGCTTCTTTAAACTGATCTTGGCACTTAGAGCGTAACACAGGGGTGTTGGAGCAAACAAAAGCTCAGCTGCCTCTTTGCATTCAGTAACGTGGTTGATGAAGGGTCACGTTTTCCCACTCGCTGAACCCAGGACATGCCCCGCCGTGGGCACCGTGTGCCATTGGGGGGCTCGGGCTTGGAAAGGGGGTAGCGGAGTTGGAAAAGGAGCATTAAAAcctggaaggggggaaaaaacactggaaaacttGACATTCTTCAGGAGTTCAATATACGTGGAAACTCGGGAAAGCAGCTTATTGCTAAACAAAAAtattagaatatattttattaaccATGTAACACTGAACTGCTTTGTCACAGGCATTTTTCACTCTTGCAAGAGATATCAAAGCAAAAATGGACAAGAAGTTGGTGAGTAACCGTCACTTGGTCCACGCtgcatttaaataggaaaaaaacccaagcacgAGCCAAATAGCAAGTACTGATGCGCGGCGTATAAAAGGGCTGTGCGGTCTCTTTCCTGGGGGGAGCACTGAAGGTTATagacatttatttttagttttgtcgAGCTACGCTCTGACCTCGGCTTACAAACAATTGTCTCTGCGGTTCAGGAATTAGCTGCAATGGCTGAggttttctaaataaaagcatCTTATTTGTTCATTGAAAGTCGAGTGAGTGGTAGAGCAGTTTAATGGTATTTTCCTGCTCTTGCAGTCTGAAAAACGGAATCCTATAAATGAGACACGCGGGAGGCCCACTGCGCGCGTCAGGGTAGTGCTCAAACCAGTATGGTTAGACGTAGGTGAAGAGCTAATTGTTTCGATAACTGTAGCGGAAGTGTTCTGAGAAAGGATTGGGTTCTCTTTCATACAACAACCAAACGTACAGCGATGTCACTCTGTTCCTTACGAAATGAAGGTAACGGGGGTTCCTTCTGCGCCTACTGAGCGTTCCCCCTTCACGTGACCAGACGCGAGCTGACGGAGCTGTGATACTTTGGCTCCTGCTGACGATTCCTGTTTCGGCAAGAGCCAAACACGTCGTctgacttttctttctaaaaatctcGGCTGTCTTTGAGTTTATAGAAGGACGAAGCGTAGGTGCAGTGCAAGTAGAAATAAGTAACTGAATATTCTTTGCCTCTTCAGGAAGGCAATAGCCCGCAAGGCAGCAACCAGGGCGTCAAAATCACACCAgaccagcaaaagaaaagcagctttttccgATGTGTTCTTCTGTGAGGGACACGGCCTTAATCTGAGCAGCTGCTCAGCTGAACTGGACTGTGCCTGTTCTGAGCGAGAGTTCCTCTGTCTGTGGACTTAGCGTTTCCAGCATACCTTGTCACTTTGTGACCATCTGAAtaagaaattgtttattttagTAATTGTCTGACTCTTCAATTTTGGAGATGAAACAAGTTTATTTTTGTCAGATTGCCACCGGGCGCGTGTATTGTCTAGCAGAGGGGGTACAGACCAAACCTGTGATACAGCACCGTTGCTGACAGGCTTCAATCTTTGTGTTCGTATCTGTAACGTAGCCCAATTAGAAAGATTTAAGTTATGATCAGAATAAGAAACTGAAACGCCAATGCTAATAAATACAGGTATGTGTCCGTGATAGATGTGCACATCCGTAGATGCGATTAGATCAGTCGCATCGAGCCATCAGTAACCGCACTCCGGTGAGCAGTACAGGCGTACGCCTTCCAGAAGGTGGAGGGAAGCGTTCTGATCTCCATCGCTTTGCTACTACGGAGAAAATCCTTTGTCTGCCTGTTCCTTACTCAGTTGCGTTATTCTAGACAATCCACAAGTACaattgaagtttaaaaaaaaaaaaaaaaaaaaaaatcctcctcaaaggaatctctatttttttaaaaaaccaaagtgTGCTGTAAATATAACGGATCCTTGCCATCAGGAATGACTTTATCCATGTTAGACTTGAACGTGCTTAATGAAGTACTCCGGGCGTTTAGACGCGTTTAACGGGAGACGACGGCTACGTGAGTCCCACGCGAACCGTCAGTCCTCTCCTCGTGGAGAAACGGACCCTGGTTGGGGTAGGGACACTCACTCGACATCTGTAACGTTACGATGGGCGACTTTTCCTTCTCCGGTCGAGAATGACTCCAGATCTGTCAGGATGCAGTAGCTAGTTTTAAATCGTGACAAGAAAATGTATTGCACTGCTTCCAGTTGTGTGTTCTCATGCACACTTGCTCACATATGCAAATAAATGTTGCACATATGAACACTTTCTGAAAGCAAACTTTTTTAAGCTGAGATTTGCCTTGCTGCTGCGTATGATCACGTCAGATTTCACGCAGCAGCAAACCTGTTGATAGCTGGCATCAATGCAAATGACGTTTCGTCCTCAGTGGAAATATTCCACGTATTTATTCCTATAAACACAGTCTATTACATTCCGATGTATAAAATGTAACAGCCAAGTAAAGCTCGCAGGTAGGTAATAGCCCTCGGTTGCGAGGCCGTGAGCCTGACTCCTCGTTAGGCTGACTCCTCGTTAGGCTGACTCCTCGTTAGGCTGACTCCTCGTTAGGCTGACAAGGGGAGCCAGGAGGAGCCATCTACTTCACAGTCTGCTGTCAAGTGATGGGAGTTACGGGATATTTAATGCAAATGAACGTAGCGGCTGTGTCCTGCAACTCACTGGAATTGTTAACATGCTTTGTTTACATTGACAACTGCACTTAAGGGTAAAATTAAAGCTGATTTTAAAGTTAATGAATTTACTCaccgggtttgtttttttcaagtttgtgGTATTACATTCTGGCCTCAAAGTAGCGCTCGTAAGTATTACTGAGTTAAGGATCGATCAGATTCATCATTAAACTTTATAATCTGCAGCATGCAATTGGTCTCAACAGGAGTATTGCCTGTTCTTCTAAAAcggaaaaaggaaattttactgTGTAATTTACTGgttcataaaaatgtattttatatgctaccgcctctttctttttttttttaccgagCTAGCAGATTTCAGGGAGCTCTGTTCGTGATTAAAGTCATACGTAAAGCTTTCCTCTAACCAGAACGttatggtgggggtttttttgtttcctcgtGGCTTTTTAGCGTGAGGACTTGGTGAACACGCACCGTAGCGGATTACACACATCTGTGTTTGTAGGATAAAATCACGTTAAGCTACTGAAGAGCCTCCCAGTCACTGTGTGCTTCGAGTCAGCGTCTGCTTCAGCGTGTCGTTAACGCCGAGCGCTAGGTGGGACGAGCGATGCTtctgtctgcagaaaaggacGCTTTTAAAGGCTTTGTGTGCGCCTCAGGAAATTATCGAGGCAGAACTGGGGAGGTGGTTAAGGCAGGGGGTGAGTGTTGCTTTCCTAACCAGGTCTGGTTAATGATTTGTTTCTGGTTAGCAGTAAACGTGGACTGTCTCGCATCCATCCTTCTACTGTAAGGCAGCCAGGGGTTGCAGCCAGGCATGTTTTTCAAAGTGACTGGAAAAATAAGTGGTTAGACAAACGTGATAGCACGGGCCGTCCACCACCGTACCGGCTGTTGCCTGTTGACAGTATGTAAATCGATAACTCATCTTGAGACGAGAAAGAAAAACCATATTAATCTTGGATTAAAACCTGAAGGATGGAATTGTGTACTTCGCTCCCCATTTTCTAAATCTCAAGTTACTCTTTCTGCGTTCAAAGCTAACTCTTTGTGAATACCTTTTGTTTAAACTTAGGCTGGTTGTTGCACATGTTTATATACCTAATTTATAGCATGATTTCCTCTTACAAAATGATTGGTTTTACTCCATGAACTACTACGTTATTGCCCGATCTCAGGAAGTTTCACGCAGTTACTGTGACTACAGTTATCACTACTTCGAGGGTGTACAGACTACACAGAAATCAAATCCGTGTGAGCAATATGAAACCTAAAATGCAGACGTAAGACAGGACAAGGCTACGGACACTGCGGttgcagctgtgcttggctgcgTGTCGCTAAATGCGGACATCAGATCTTGGAGAAGTACGATACGTAGTTGATGTTTCCATCACATCGTTAAATTACTGTGGTTTTTAAGTATGAATGTTATGGAAAACACAATGATCAAAAGAAGTACTGTGCACGTACATACAGTGATGTGTTTATATGTAAGCTTGCTTTAAGTAAGGAGTGGAAAATCTGAAATTGGATACAAAATGTGTAAAACTGAGGAATTTTAAGTAGATATGAAAAACTAACAATGTGCTCGCTACCCATTCTCAGTGTCTAAATGCCACTAAAATTTCAGGTAATCGATTAACACTTGGTTTGTAGAGAAACAAACTCATTTTTGAGCAAGTTCTCAAATTCCCATACTTTAATGAGTATCATAGAATTCTGTGGTTGTCCTTATTTTCGAGGCTGGGTGCGATATTTCATAGTCTTCACCCTCTCGGGTGCAGCCCTGTCAGTAGCTCGTCTGTCAATAAACGGTGGAACTGCTGTGTGAACACTTTGCCATTTTAACACTCGCGTTGTCTCGGTCCCTGCTGATAGGCACAGCTAATCTTCCGTGGCATCAGAGCCTTACGCCAGCATCAGACTTTCAGCCTCAGATTTATAAATCCTATGGATTGTTGTAAGTCTCTCTACTGCTGCTGAAAATTATTTGGTCTCCCACGTGAGATGCTAATCATCTCGCTGACAATTGCGCAGGGTTTTATTGTTGTGGTGGCGGTGTCTTTGGCTGATGATCCCGCTCAAAAGCTGCCACGGTTTCTTGTTCTCTTTGACTTGAAATGGCTGGTGTTTGTGCTGGAGAGGAAATGGACAAACAGCTGCGTAGAGGATGGTCTCCGTTTGTACTAGAAGTTGGTAGGGGTTGGGAAGGAATGACTGACTTCCATCTTCGTTTATAGATTAAATAAAGATCCGTTCAATTGAACGCTAATGGTAACGTGCAGTCCGATTGTTTCAGGCTGCCTTAGTCTTTGACCCATCTCTTTCGCTGATCACCGgagcttttctttctgtaggtGACACGAGTTTAGCAGGCTGGTCTCCCTGGCCTTTCTGCAGGAATCACATGCTCTACGTTGAGCGTGAGTTGGGACTTAGGACTTTGTTTTGAAGGGAACTTAAT from the Rissa tridactyla isolate bRisTri1 chromosome 22, bRisTri1.patW.cur.20221130, whole genome shotgun sequence genome contains:
- the RAB8A gene encoding ras-related protein Rab-8A isoform X1 produces the protein MAKTYDYLFKLLLIGDSGVGKTCALFRFSEDAFNATFISTIGIDFKIRTIELDGKRIKLQIWDTAGQERFRTITTAYYRGAMGIMLVYDITNEKSFENIRNWVRNIEEHASPDVEKMILGNKCDANDKRQVSREQGEKLAASFGIKFMETSAKANINIENAFFTLARDIKAKMDKKLEGNSPQGSNQGVKITPDQQKKSSFFRCVLL
- the RAB8A gene encoding ras-related protein Rab-8A isoform X2, yielding MAKTYDYLFKLLLIGDSGVGKTCALFRFSEDAFNATFISTIGIDFKIRTIELDGKRIKLQIWDTAGQERFRTITTAYYRGAMGIMLVYDITNEKSFENIRNWVRNIEEHASPDVEKMILGNKCDANDKRQVSREQGEKAFFTLARDIKAKMDKKLEGNSPQGSNQGVKITPDQQKKSSFFRCVLL